A region of Malaciobacter marinus DNA encodes the following proteins:
- a CDS encoding 3',5'-cyclic-nucleotide phosphodiesterase: MLEKSIRILGAYGGKGVDINNTSIQIDKHTTIDAGNILKGIGKDAKYINKIFLTHSHLDHIVDIPFLIDSFFENREIPIKIYALKETIIHLKKHLFNWDIWPDFSQINLINKKLKAIEFIEIKVNKTMKFDDFSIKAIKTNHTISSCGYVIKKKNNAIFFTADTYKCNTIWEELNLNKSIKTLIIDVSFPSRLSNIAKKSNHLTLKDLLKELEKLKRDDVCIYINHLKPSYVKEIKKEVEELNSKYNIQLLNDGDILNLETTKKEQSLIYENSTKYHLKKIFENITSKEDFDKIIQKVQKEKEKIK, from the coding sequence ATGCTAGAAAAAAGTATTAGGATTCTTGGGGCTTATGGAGGCAAAGGTGTTGATATAAATAACACCAGTATTCAAATAGATAAACACACTACAATTGATGCAGGAAATATATTAAAAGGGATAGGAAAAGATGCTAAATATATTAATAAAATATTTCTAACACACTCCCATCTTGACCATATTGTTGATATTCCTTTTTTAATAGATTCGTTTTTTGAAAATAGAGAAATACCTATTAAAATTTATGCTTTAAAAGAAACAATAATCCATCTAAAAAAACATCTTTTTAATTGGGATATTTGGCCAGACTTTTCACAAATAAATCTTATAAATAAAAAACTTAAAGCAATAGAATTCATTGAAATAAAAGTAAATAAAACAATGAAATTTGATGACTTTTCCATTAAAGCAATTAAGACAAATCATACAATTTCTAGTTGTGGATATGTAATAAAAAAGAAAAATAATGCAATATTCTTTACAGCAGATACGTATAAATGTAATACTATTTGGGAAGAATTAAATCTTAATAAATCTATAAAAACCTTAATAATTGATGTTTCATTTCCCTCACGTCTTTCAAATATTGCTAAAAAAAGTAACCATTTAACATTAAAAGATTTACTAAAAGAATTAGAAAAATTAAAAAGAGATGATGTTTGCATATATATAAATCATCTTAAGCCATCTTATGTAAAAGAGATAAAAAAAGAAGTTGAAGAGTTAAATAGTAAATACAATATTCAATTGTTAAATGATGGTGATATTTTGAATTTGGAAACTACAAAAAAAGAACAAAGTTTAATCTATGAAAATAGTACAAAATATCATTTGAAAAAAATATTTGAAAATATTACTAGTAAAGAAGATTTTGATAAAATAATACAAAAAGTTCAAAAAGAGAAAGAAAAAATAAAATAA
- a CDS encoding NAD(P)-binding protein has translation MNIAIIGAGFSGCLLYNKLIKENHKITIFEKSRGTGGRLSTKYINDKFCDHGTPYFEAKNQIFIDFCNKLVKQKILKKYKTVYIPTNGINKVCSSLIDKKDLKTKVKITTCKYENEKWTLIDNQNNVYKDFDILLITIPAVQILELNINLNEKIKQELSSIKYDSIFTLILHKQKNLPLHKGLKNINLFKKIIDNSKKYNYDNFSSFVLHTNEYFSTKHNEKTKEELEKKVIKKLKKLNIEIDKDFIILPHLWKYAFAKNHLKKDFIFDKKQFLGICGDYFYSKNIEASFLSSTKLAGNI, from the coding sequence ATGAATATTGCAATAATAGGTGCAGGATTTAGTGGATGTTTGTTATACAATAAACTCATAAAAGAAAATCACAAAATTACTATTTTTGAAAAATCAAGAGGAACAGGTGGAAGGTTAAGTACAAAATATATAAATGATAAATTTTGTGACCATGGAACACCATACTTTGAAGCAAAAAATCAAATTTTTATTGATTTTTGTAATAAATTAGTTAAACAAAAAATATTAAAAAAATATAAAACTGTTTATATACCAACAAATGGAATAAATAAAGTTTGCTCTTCTTTAATAGATAAAAAAGATTTAAAAACAAAAGTAAAAATAACAACTTGTAAATATGAAAATGAAAAATGGACTTTGATTGATAATCAAAATAATGTTTATAAAGATTTTGATATTTTACTTATTACAATTCCTGCTGTTCAAATTTTGGAGTTAAATATAAATTTAAATGAAAAAATAAAACAAGAGTTATCATCTATAAAATATGATAGTATTTTTACTTTGATTTTACATAAGCAAAAAAATTTACCACTTCATAAGGGATTAAAAAATATCAATTTATTTAAAAAAATTATTGATAATTCAAAGAAATATAACTATGATAATTTTAGTAGTTTTGTATTACATACAAATGAATATTTCTCTACAAAACACAATGAAAAAACAAAAGAAGAATTAGAAAAAAAAGTAATTAAAAAACTCAAAAAACTTAATATTGAAATTGATAAAGATTTTATAATTTTGCCTCACTTATGGAAATATGCATTTGCAAAAAATCATCTCAAAAAAGATTTTATTTTTGATAAAAAACAATTCCTTGGTATATGTGGAGATTACTTTTATAGTAAAAATATTGAAGCATCTTTTTTAAGTTCTACAAAATTAGCAGGTAATATATAA
- a CDS encoding methyl-accepting chemotaxis protein yields MKFKDLSIKTKLSILVLIPMFFIIVLGASFIYQEYEYKQEYSTLKQIVKIDSDISLVIHELQKERGMFVSYLSSKGKNFKNEITNQIQNSDEKIDILKNSYQTLNKDSVDNKNLNLFEEFFNKLTNIKNKRNLAKNMQISTKEVLDYYSKLNSILLDFIARSSAISKNSQMTRQILAYYNFLMAKEKAGIERAVGSKTLLEGTFNERMFSKFTSLISTQNSYMNEFEIYSKKENLSYVKQALNDSSINKVQDIRDILIHSQDKLKYIISIEEIIGFEGIIHNIKNYELTKNISYKNKIESGINDLEALIKEYKNDFEISKRETNLLNTIQNRFSNYSILSQNSKDSSLDNQKVVNAIKELKTKQFDIETTYWFDTITKKIEILKNIDDYLSNDLFLFVNKKYEEVSFGFYKNLILLIIVILFISILAIYIFSNISKSSKSIYEGIERFMKFINREINEIEDIKVYGNDEFGKIAIMANKNMKRINNDLEEDMLCVAEAVLVLNKMRQGYFNYRIKSTAANPQIQTFVYSVNKSLDIQSSIFEDILQTLEKYTHYDYTQNLKDVDVKGDLDKLLKGINSLKNSITQMLVNNQDIGWTLKDSSDTLLINVDNLNKSSNDAAVKLEETVAAVDEISGNISATNSYVKEMSQNAKVLSNSSNEGKELANKTTKSMEEINTQVEGIKEAITLIDQISFQTNILSLNAAVEAATAGEAGKGFAIVAQEVRSLASRSAEAANKIKQIVETATEKSMEGKKIAFSMIEGYNSLNENVQKTVSIIENIQTASAEQTEGISQINDGLNSLDKQTQENASVASQTHDIAIEASSIAKDVVKNVKKNNFIGKK; encoded by the coding sequence ATGAAATTTAAAGACTTATCTATAAAAACAAAATTAAGTATTCTTGTTTTGATTCCAATGTTTTTTATTATAGTTTTAGGAGCTTCTTTTATTTATCAAGAATATGAATATAAGCAAGAGTACAGCACTTTAAAACAAATAGTCAAAATTGATTCAGATATTTCACTTGTTATTCATGAATTACAAAAAGAAAGAGGCATGTTTGTCTCTTATTTAAGTAGTAAGGGTAAGAATTTCAAAAATGAAATAACAAATCAAATACAAAATAGTGATGAAAAAATAGATATTTTAAAAAATAGTTATCAAACATTAAATAAAGATTCTGTTGACAATAAAAACCTTAATCTATTTGAAGAATTTTTCAATAAACTAACTAATATAAAAAACAAAAGAAATCTTGCAAAAAACATGCAAATATCAACAAAAGAAGTACTTGACTATTATTCAAAGTTAAACTCTATTTTACTTGATTTTATTGCTAGAAGTTCTGCAATATCAAAAAATTCACAAATGACAAGACAAATACTTGCTTATTACAATTTTCTCATGGCTAAAGAAAAAGCAGGAATTGAAAGAGCAGTTGGTTCAAAAACTTTATTAGAAGGTACTTTTAACGAAAGAATGTTTAGTAAATTTACAAGTTTAATCTCTACACAAAATAGTTACATGAATGAATTTGAAATTTACTCAAAAAAAGAAAATCTCTCTTATGTCAAGCAAGCTTTAAATGATTCATCAATAAACAAAGTACAAGATATTAGAGATATTTTAATACATTCACAAGATAAATTAAAATATATTATTTCTATTGAAGAAATAATAGGTTTTGAAGGAATAATTCACAATATTAAAAATTATGAGTTAACTAAAAATATATCTTATAAAAACAAAATAGAAAGTGGGATAAATGATCTTGAAGCTTTAATTAAAGAGTATAAAAATGATTTTGAAATATCAAAAAGAGAGACTAATCTTTTAAATACTATACAAAATAGGTTTTCAAATTACTCTATTTTGTCACAAAACTCTAAAGATAGTAGTTTAGATAATCAAAAAGTTGTTAATGCAATAAAAGAGTTAAAAACAAAACAGTTTGATATTGAAACTACATATTGGTTTGATACAATAACTAAAAAAATAGAAATACTTAAAAATATCGATGACTATTTATCAAATGATTTATTTTTATTTGTAAATAAAAAATATGAAGAAGTATCTTTTGGATTTTATAAAAATCTAATTTTGCTTATTATCGTTATATTATTTATTTCAATTTTAGCTATTTATATTTTCTCAAATATTTCAAAATCATCAAAAAGTATTTATGAAGGTATTGAGCGATTTATGAAATTTATAAATAGAGAAATAAATGAAATAGAAGATATAAAAGTTTATGGAAATGATGAATTTGGGAAAATAGCAATAATGGCAAATAAAAATATGAAACGAATAAATAATGATTTAGAAGAAGATATGCTTTGTGTTGCTGAGGCTGTACTTGTATTAAATAAAATGAGACAAGGATATTTTAACTATAGAATAAAATCAACTGCTGCAAATCCTCAAATTCAAACATTTGTATATTCTGTTAATAAAAGTTTAGATATACAATCTTCAATTTTTGAAGATATATTGCAAACATTAGAAAAATATACACATTATGATTACACTCAAAACTTAAAAGACGTAGATGTAAAAGGCGACTTAGATAAACTTCTAAAAGGAATAAATAGTTTAAAAAATTCTATTACACAAATGCTAGTTAATAATCAAGATATAGGGTGGACTTTAAAAGATAGCTCAGATACACTTTTAATTAATGTAGACAATTTAAACAAGTCATCAAATGATGCAGCTGTAAAACTTGAAGAGACTGTAGCAGCAGTTGATGAAATAAGTGGAAATATCTCTGCTACTAACTCTTATGTGAAAGAGATGTCACAAAATGCCAAAGTTTTATCTAATTCTTCAAATGAAGGAAAAGAACTTGCAAATAAAACAACAAAATCTATGGAAGAGATAAATACTCAAGTTGAAGGTATTAAAGAAGCTATTACTTTAATTGATCAAATATCATTTCAAACAAATATTCTAAGCTTAAACGCAGCAGTAGAAGCTGCAACTGCTGGAGAAGCAGGTAAAGGCTTTGCCATTGTTGCACAAGAAGTTAGAAGCTTAGCAAGTAGAAGTGCTGAGGCTGCAAATAAAATTAAACAAATCGTAGAAACTGCAACTGAAAAATCAATGGAAGGTAAAAAAATAGCCTTTTCTATGATTGAGGGATATAATAGCCTTAATGAAAATGTACAAAAAACTGTATCAATTATAGAAAATATTCAAACTGCATCAGCAGAACAAACTGAAGGAATAAGTCAAATAAATGATGGCTTAAATAGTCTTGATAAGCAAACACAAGAGAATGCTAGTGTTGCAAGTCAAACTCATGATATTGCAATAGAAGCATCTTCTATTGCAAAAGATGTTGTTAAAAACGTAAAAAAGAATAACTTCATTGGTAAAAAATAA
- a CDS encoding PAS domain-containing protein: protein MNSNNNELEIELNIKSFLVSETNEEGVIKFANDEFCKFSEYSLDELIGQHHNIVRHPDMPEKAFDELWSTVKSGKRWKGFVKNKSKTGKYYWVYATVYPFTSCDGSTGYISCRRKASKDEIEKYSKIYKTMK, encoded by the coding sequence ATGAATTCAAACAACAATGAATTAGAAATTGAACTTAATATCAAATCTTTTTTAGTTTCTGAAACTAATGAAGAAGGTGTAATAAAGTTTGCAAATGATGAGTTTTGTAAGTTTTCGGAATACTCCTTGGATGAATTAATAGGACAACATCACAATATTGTACGACATCCAGATATGCCTGAAAAAGCCTTTGATGAGCTTTGGAGCACTGTAAAATCAGGTAAAAGATGGAAAGGTTTTGTAAAAAACAAATCAAAAACTGGTAAATACTATTGGGTATATGCAACAGTATACCCCTTTACTTCATGTGATGGCTCAACTGGTTACATTTCTTGTAGAAGAAAAGCCTCAAAAGATGAAATTGAAAAATACTCAAAAATTTACAAAACTATGAAGTAA
- a CDS encoding ABC1 kinase family protein, which produces MPKKDFEVVFKRAFVNDDFTEFNNEPIASASIGQVHIAYLKSGEKVAVKLRREGIKQRVLADIKIINFFNFIFKPLFSHYTKNSIESVIKEFSSMIVQEVSLNNELQNLKKFSNTYKDSKIKFPKPYEEFSSDDALVMSFEEGFRFDDKETILKNDINFNEIIANLVSFYTEQMLIKGYFHADPHPGNLLITKDSEIILLDFGMVKTVPNDTRIAIIELIKAANEQDYELYISASKRLGTIAYEAPTSELAVFTSKMFEIFSNNNLDSESMQKLAFEVLEGTRDLPFKLPSDAIYILRVSAIIEGLGTTYIENFNGIKDILPILQENLPKALGAKDSIVETLIDEIKDIPFTIKDFKSTLKQASEGELKVEVSKNQLDFLKKELHSYFKPYIISISFMITSIFMLLVDKDLKEIAIILFTLSLIRILYK; this is translated from the coding sequence ATGCCCAAAAAAGATTTTGAAGTAGTTTTTAAAAGAGCCTTTGTAAATGATGATTTTACAGAGTTTAATAATGAGCCTATTGCTTCTGCTTCTATTGGTCAAGTTCATATAGCTTATTTAAAAAGTGGAGAGAAAGTTGCAGTAAAATTAAGAAGAGAAGGAATAAAACAAAGAGTTCTTGCTGATATTAAAATAATTAATTTTTTTAACTTTATATTTAAACCTTTATTTTCACACTATACAAAAAACTCAATTGAATCTGTTATAAAAGAGTTTTCTTCAATGATTGTTCAAGAAGTAAGTCTAAATAATGAACTTCAAAATTTAAAAAAATTTTCAAATACTTATAAAGATAGTAAAATAAAATTTCCAAAACCTTATGAAGAGTTTTCAAGCGATGATGCTTTGGTTATGAGTTTTGAAGAAGGTTTTAGATTTGATGATAAAGAAACTATTTTAAAAAATGATATAAATTTTAATGAAATCATTGCTAATTTAGTTAGTTTTTATACTGAACAGATGCTTATTAAAGGTTATTTTCATGCTGATCCTCACCCTGGAAATTTACTAATAACAAAGGATAGTGAAATAATTCTTTTAGATTTTGGAATGGTAAAAACAGTACCAAATGATACAAGAATTGCTATAATTGAGCTTATAAAAGCTGCAAATGAACAAGATTATGAATTATATATAAGTGCTAGTAAAAGACTTGGAACAATAGCATATGAAGCCCCTACTTCTGAACTTGCAGTATTTACAAGTAAAATGTTTGAAATTTTTTCAAACAATAATTTAGATAGTGAATCTATGCAAAAGTTAGCATTTGAAGTACTTGAGGGTACAAGAGATTTACCTTTTAAACTTCCAAGTGATGCAATTTATATCTTAAGAGTTAGTGCAATTATTGAAGGTTTAGGAACTACATATATTGAAAATTTTAATGGAATAAAAGATATATTGCCAATTTTACAAGAAAATTTACCAAAAGCACTAGGAGCTAAGGATTCCATTGTCGAAACATTAATAGATGAAATTAAAGACATTCCTTTTACTATAAAAGACTTCAAATCTACTTTAAAACAAGCAAGTGAAGGTGAGTTAAAAGTTGAAGTATCAAAAAATCAGCTAGACTTTTTAAAAAAGGAATTACACTCTTACTTTAAGCCTTATATAATATCAATTTCTTTTATGATTACTTCCATTTTCATGCTATTAGTTGACAAAGATTTAAAAGAGATTGCAATAATATTATTTACTCTTTCTTTAATAAGAATTTTATATAAATAG
- a CDS encoding TIGR03643 family protein, which produces MKKRKIDKIFLRKKTLDKNMQEHDLNRLVEMAWQDRTTFDAIYLQYGLTENQVKNKMRKLISKKAYNRWRKRVQNKTTKHKKKLYHKPDRFQGPW; this is translated from the coding sequence ATGAAAAAAAGAAAAATTGACAAAATATTTCTAAGAAAAAAAACTCTTGATAAAAATATGCAAGAGCATGATTTAAATAGACTTGTTGAAATGGCATGGCAAGATAGAACAACCTTTGATGCTATTTATTTACAATATGGATTAACAGAAAACCAAGTAAAAAATAAGATGAGAAAATTAATTAGTAAAAAAGCTTATAATAGATGGAGAAAAAGAGTACAAAATAAAACTACCAAACACAAAAAAAAGCTTTATCATAAGCCAGATAGGTTTCAAGGTCCTTGGTGA
- a CDS encoding lipocalin family protein, whose product MIRNILFIIVVFIFTGCFTKHPDLKTVNSVNLNKYLGTWYEIARYEHFFEKGCKNVTANYSLNDDNTLKVVNKCTKIDTNKKSSATGIAYATNESNSKLKVSFFRPFYGDYWILMLDDSYKYAVVGTPSREYLWILSRTSKLDKNTLNRILEKLPKLGFATNKLIWTIQE is encoded by the coding sequence ATGATTAGAAATATTTTATTTATTATTGTAGTATTTATTTTTACTGGATGTTTTACAAAGCATCCAGATTTAAAAACTGTAAATAGTGTAAATCTAAACAAGTACTTAGGAACATGGTATGAGATTGCAAGATATGAGCATTTTTTTGAAAAAGGGTGTAAAAATGTTACTGCAAATTATAGTTTAAATGATGATAATACTTTAAAAGTAGTAAATAAGTGTACTAAAATAGATACAAATAAAAAAAGCAGTGCAACTGGCATAGCTTATGCTACAAATGAATCTAATAGTAAATTAAAAGTGAGTTTTTTTAGACCCTTTTATGGTGATTATTGGATTTTGATGCTTGATGATTCTTATAAATATGCAGTCGTAGGAACTCCTTCAAGAGAGTATTTATGGATTTTATCAAGAACATCAAAACTAGACAAAAATACTTTAAATAGAATTTTAGAAAAACTTCCAAAATTAGGTTTTGCTACAAATAAATTAATTTGGACTATACAAGAGTAA
- a CDS encoding TIGR03915 family putative DNA repair protein — translation MILIYDKTFEGFLTLVYDVYYEKLKPNSIFKQKPNKLILEEIKQIQTNEIKATKVLEAIKNKFSKKAFQTILNIFMCDNDDFEVDLLNFIIIGFKDKNELFNINNSSIFYIQNLEKQLFRANHKMSGFLRFEELEDNTLYAKLESRFNLCYFLGKHFYKRLNNQNYIIHDINRKLAFIKDGTSIKVENIASFEEPNLSEDEEKFKRLWNSFFEAVSIESRKNEKLQRDLVPLLYRTYMTEFEN, via the coding sequence ATGATTTTAATTTATGATAAAACTTTTGAGGGATTTTTAACTTTAGTTTATGATGTTTATTATGAAAAACTAAAACCAAACTCAATATTTAAACAAAAACCAAATAAGTTGATACTTGAAGAAATAAAGCAAATACAAACCAATGAAATAAAAGCTACAAAAGTTCTTGAAGCTATAAAAAATAAGTTTTCAAAAAAAGCTTTTCAAACTATTTTAAATATTTTCATGTGTGATAATGATGATTTTGAAGTAGACTTATTAAACTTTATAATCATAGGTTTTAAAGATAAAAATGAACTTTTTAATATTAACAATAGTTCAATCTTTTATATACAAAATCTTGAAAAACAACTATTTAGAGCAAATCATAAGATGAGCGGTTTTTTAAGATTTGAAGAACTTGAAGATAATACTTTATATGCAAAACTTGAAAGTAGATTTAACCTTTGTTATTTTTTAGGAAAACACTTTTATAAAAGATTAAACAATCAAAACTATATAATCCATGATATAAATAGAAAACTTGCATTTATTAAAGATGGAACTTCTATAAAAGTAGAAAATATTGCTTCATTTGAAGAACCAAACTTATCAGAAGATGAAGAAAAGTTCAAAAGATTATGGAATAGCTTCTTTGAAGCTGTAAGTATAGAATCAAGAAAAAATGAGAAGCTACAAAGAGATCTTGTTCCTTTACTTTATAGAACTTATATGACAGAATTTGAAAACTAA
- a CDS encoding putative DNA modification/repair radical SAM protein: MRKDIYEKMQILANSAKYDVSCSSSGSENNHKTGELGATHNSSICHTFTADGRCVSLLKVLLTNFCIYDCAYCINRKSNDIKRAAFSPRELADITINFYKRNYIEGLFLSSGIIDNEDHTMVLILRTLKILRYEYHFNGYIHVKLIPGTDDRLIDEVVALANRVSSNIELPSDKSLKLLAPNKTKEKILQPLKHARDKSLENDTKPIGMSTQLIIGATPENDKDILKLSSVLYDKALLKRVYYSAYIPVNDDRNLPAIVNKPPLLREHRLYQADWLLRFYDFSYDEIVSEEFPNLDEELDPKTSWALHNLSYFPMEINKVSKDELLRIPGIGVRGVFKILKARKFKSLDFEDLKKLKISIKRAQYFITCKGKYCAKVSFCSDTIKQAIIEPPKKRVIQPSLFDIDYSAITGEL, from the coding sequence ATGAGAAAAGATATATATGAAAAGATGCAAATATTAGCCAATAGTGCTAAATATGATGTTAGTTGTAGCTCTAGTGGAAGTGAAAATAATCATAAAACAGGAGAACTTGGAGCAACCCATAATAGCAGTATTTGCCATACTTTTACAGCAGATGGAAGATGTGTATCATTACTTAAAGTACTTCTTACAAACTTTTGTATTTATGATTGTGCTTATTGCATAAATAGAAAAAGCAATGACATAAAAAGAGCTGCATTTTCTCCTAGAGAACTTGCTGATATTACAATCAACTTCTATAAAAGAAATTATATTGAGGGTCTTTTTCTAAGTTCAGGAATAATTGACAATGAAGACCATACAATGGTTTTGATATTAAGAACACTCAAAATATTAAGATATGAGTATCATTTCAATGGTTATATCCATGTGAAATTAATACCTGGAACTGATGATAGACTTATTGATGAAGTAGTAGCATTGGCAAATAGAGTAAGTTCAAATATAGAGCTTCCAAGTGACAAATCACTAAAACTACTTGCACCAAATAAAACCAAAGAAAAAATACTACAACCTCTTAAACATGCAAGAGATAAAAGTTTAGAAAATGATACAAAACCAATAGGTATGAGTACTCAACTAATTATTGGTGCAACACCTGAAAATGACAAAGATATTTTAAAACTAAGCTCAGTTTTATATGATAAGGCTTTATTAAAAAGAGTTTATTATAGTGCTTATATTCCTGTAAATGATGATAGAAATCTTCCAGCAATCGTAAATAAACCTCCTTTACTTAGAGAACATAGATTGTATCAAGCAGATTGGCTTTTAAGATTTTATGATTTTTCTTATGATGAAATAGTAAGTGAAGAGTTCCCAAATCTTGATGAAGAACTTGACCCTAAAACTTCTTGGGCACTGCATAACTTAAGTTATTTTCCAATGGAAATAAATAAAGTAAGTAAAGATGAACTTCTTAGAATTCCAGGTATTGGTGTTCGAGGTGTATTTAAAATACTAAAAGCTAGGAAATTTAAAAGTTTAGATTTTGAAGATTTGAAAAAACTGAAAATATCAATTAAAAGAGCTCAATATTTTATAACTTGTAAGGGTAAATATTGTGCTAAAGTATCCTTTTGTAGTGACACCATAAAACAAGCAATTATAGAACCACCTAAAAAAAGAGTTATTCAACCCTCACTGTTTGACATAGATTATAGTGCAATTACGGGGGAATTATGA
- a CDS encoding cryptochrome/photolyase family protein, translating to MKLFLIYPHQLFENIENLKDKKVILVEEPLFFTQYNFHIQKLVLHRASMKFYENYLQNNSIDVEYFEEDSYLQKYKNEKVYIYELFDNYLEKKIYGNFQNIKTLKNPNFLNVDDKSKFLHNFYANRRKELNIFMNEGKPLYGKYSFDSENRKKLPKDIFIPATLSYDNKYIKEAKQYCEKFDSIGQIDSFNYPVTFQEAKIQLEYFFKEKFDNFGNYQDAITKKDGLEYLFHSNISSSLNIGLLNLDDVIQGALKAKAPYNAKEGFIRQIIGWREFMLRIYQDDGIKLRNSNFFNFKNSMPKAIIEANSGITILDDVVKKLKQTSYAHHIERLMVLGNIFVLLEIHPDEIYKYFMENFIDAYDWVMVGNVYAMSGYSDGGSITTKPYICSSNYLIKMSDYSKKESWCVILDALYWRFLYKYGHLFKTNPRMKMQLSLLEKMSKEKLQNHLNIAQDYLLKLHCKL from the coding sequence ATGAAACTTTTTTTAATTTATCCTCATCAATTATTTGAAAACATTGAAAACTTAAAAGACAAGAAAGTTATCTTAGTAGAAGAGCCTTTATTTTTTACTCAATATAACTTTCATATTCAAAAATTAGTTTTGCATAGAGCTAGTATGAAGTTTTATGAAAATTACTTACAAAATAACAGTATTGATGTTGAGTATTTTGAAGAAGATAGTTATTTACAAAAGTATAAAAATGAAAAAGTTTATATATATGAACTTTTTGATAATTATTTAGAAAAGAAAATATATGGAAATTTTCAAAATATAAAAACTTTAAAAAACCCTAACTTTTTAAATGTTGATGATAAAAGTAAATTTTTACATAACTTTTATGCAAATAGACGAAAAGAGTTAAATATATTTATGAATGAGGGAAAGCCTTTATATGGGAAATATAGTTTTGATAGTGAAAATAGAAAAAAACTACCAAAAGATATATTTATTCCTGCAACTTTATCTTATGATAATAAATATATAAAAGAGGCTAAACAATATTGTGAAAAATTTGATTCAATTGGACAAATAGATAGCTTTAACTATCCTGTGACTTTCCAAGAAGCTAAGATTCAACTTGAATACTTTTTTAAAGAAAAATTTGACAATTTTGGAAACTACCAAGATGCTATTACTAAAAAAGATGGTTTAGAGTATCTTTTTCATTCAAATATTTCAAGCAGTTTAAATATTGGACTTTTAAATTTAGATGATGTAATACAAGGTGCATTAAAAGCAAAAGCACCTTATAATGCAAAAGAAGGCTTTATTAGACAAATAATTGGCTGGAGAGAGTTTATGTTAAGAATTTATCAAGATGATGGAATAAAGCTTAGAAACTCTAACTTTTTTAACTTTAAAAACTCTATGCCAAAAGCTATAATTGAAGCAAATAGTGGAATAACAATACTTGATGATGTAGTAAAAAAACTAAAACAAACCTCATATGCACATCATATAGAAAGACTTATGGTTTTAGGAAATATTTTTGTTTTATTAGAGATACACCCAGATGAGATATATAAATACTTTATGGAAAATTTTATTGATGCATATGATTGGGTAATGGTAGGAAATGTATATGCTATGAGTGGTTATAGTGATGGGGGAAGTATTACGACAAAACCTTATATTTGTAGTTCTAATTACTTAATTAAAATGAGTGATTACAGTAAAAAAGAGAGTTGGTGTGTCATTTTAGATGCACTTTATTGGAGATTTTTATATAAATATGGACATTTATTTAAAACAAATCCTAGAATGAAAATGCAACTTTCACTTCTTGAAAAAATGTCAAAAGAAAAACTTCAAAATCATTTAAACATTGCACAAGACTATTTACTTAAATTACATTGCAAATTGTAA